A stretch of Aureispira sp. CCB-E DNA encodes these proteins:
- a CDS encoding PKD domain-containing protein has product MKKLLLILISLCFILTAYGQPSGNSGQLTAIEKVQGDGKPYGYYEYLPQNYTSGQVYPLVLFLHGRGERGSGQLPDLNRVLRHGPMKRIGQAISNPNGGSGRHFPAIIIAPQTSSRHMPILLEQLIDYLLNVGYPIDVSRIYVTGLSAGGGSVWKFGEAYPNLVAAMVPICGADKVADPSPHLQSVPIWAFHNFGDKVVKIPFTAQNVDRIANVGGPTILREGYLYPYTYPNPNDPNELGPATTDQTFQFDGTSFSIASGVHSPTQNLAFTLYKASGHNAWSAAYYNDNMWAWLFAQSKSVVVPNVPPVADAGADIHITSPQNAVTLDGTGSLDSDGTITSYQWRLLSGPVSTSGNPILINFSYTPNTILATAPWNNTLGQVSVGTTINNLVDDQNNPTGVTLHLLDAWSAKLSGLSTGNNSGVMPDAVIASTYWIRSRGVARKIIVDGLAPNGLYDFTFYGGRNGTGNKTTRYTIGSQSGILNATNNTTQAVILNDVVADASGEILFEVDTANGAEYAYLNGLIISPKASVVSLQTPQNVTTMVNNLAVGTYVFELEVMDDQGATHTDQVSVTIANPSMRKSSQHSIVIKEDHVTATVFPNPVETEVYLTNVASDIEQIIVIDISGKLMYQANSANGNYKISMADWKEGIYFIALMNAEKVVETKKIIKRGK; this is encoded by the coding sequence ATGAAGAAACTACTATTAATTTTGATCAGTTTGTGTTTTATTTTAACTGCCTATGGGCAACCTTCGGGTAATTCAGGACAGTTAACAGCAATTGAAAAAGTGCAAGGAGATGGCAAGCCTTATGGTTATTATGAATATTTGCCACAAAATTATACTTCAGGGCAAGTTTATCCACTTGTTTTATTCCTACATGGTCGAGGAGAACGAGGTAGTGGGCAGCTTCCTGATTTGAATAGAGTATTGAGACATGGACCAATGAAGCGAATCGGTCAGGCGATTAGCAATCCTAATGGAGGTTCTGGTAGACATTTTCCTGCTATTATTATTGCTCCACAAACATCGTCAAGGCATATGCCTATCTTATTGGAACAATTGATTGACTATTTATTAAATGTGGGTTACCCAATTGATGTTAGCCGAATTTATGTCACTGGATTAAGTGCAGGAGGGGGCTCTGTGTGGAAATTTGGAGAGGCTTATCCCAATTTGGTGGCAGCGATGGTGCCTATTTGTGGAGCAGATAAGGTAGCCGACCCATCCCCGCATCTTCAAAGTGTGCCAATTTGGGCATTTCATAATTTTGGAGATAAAGTAGTAAAAATTCCTTTTACAGCACAAAATGTAGATAGAATAGCAAATGTAGGTGGTCCTACAATCCTCAGAGAAGGGTACTTGTATCCTTATACTTACCCCAACCCAAATGACCCTAATGAATTGGGACCAGCAACAACAGACCAAACATTTCAATTTGATGGAACTAGTTTTAGCATCGCATCAGGTGTGCATTCTCCTACTCAAAACCTTGCTTTTACTTTATACAAAGCATCAGGGCACAATGCTTGGTCGGCTGCGTATTACAACGATAATATGTGGGCATGGTTATTTGCTCAAAGCAAATCTGTTGTTGTCCCTAATGTTCCGCCTGTCGCGGATGCGGGAGCAGATATACATATTACAAGCCCACAAAATGCAGTTACTTTAGATGGGACTGGGAGCTTAGATAGTGATGGTACCATTACTTCTTACCAATGGCGTTTGTTGAGTGGGCCAGTTAGTACTTCTGGTAATCCAATATTAATCAACTTTAGTTATACTCCGAATACGATATTAGCAACAGCCCCTTGGAATAATACGCTTGGTCAAGTATCTGTAGGAACAACTATTAATAATTTGGTTGATGATCAAAATAATCCAACAGGAGTTACTTTGCATCTCTTGGATGCTTGGAGCGCTAAGCTAAGCGGACTTTCTACAGGAAATAATTCTGGAGTAATGCCAGATGCTGTTATAGCATCTACTTATTGGATACGTAGTAGAGGTGTTGCTAGAAAAATTATCGTTGATGGTTTGGCTCCAAATGGTTTGTATGATTTTACATTTTATGGTGGGAGAAATGGAACAGGAAATAAAACAACTCGGTACACAATAGGGAGTCAATCTGGAATTCTTAATGCAACAAACAATACAACACAAGCAGTTATCCTCAATGATGTTGTAGCGGATGCTTCTGGGGAAATTTTATTTGAAGTAGATACTGCCAATGGAGCAGAATATGCTTATTTGAATGGATTGATTATAAGTCCAAAGGCTTCTGTTGTTTCGCTTCAAACGCCACAAAATGTCACGACTATGGTGAATAATTTAGCAGTAGGAACCTATGTGTTTGAATTGGAGGTAATGGATGACCAAGGAGCAACTCACACAGATCAAGTTTCAGTGACAATTGCCAATCCATCTATGAGAAAAAGTTCACAACACTCTATTGTTATCAAGGAAGACCATGTTACTGCAACCGTATTTCCCAATCCTGTTGAAACAGAAGTATATCTAACCAATGTGGCATCAGATATTGAACAAATTATTGTTATAGATATTTCAGGAAAGCTTATGTATCAAGCTAACTCTGCGAATGGAAATTATAAAATTTCAATGGCTGATTGGAAAGAGGGAATTTATTTTATTGCCTTGATGAATGCAGAAAAAGTAGTTGAGACTAAAAAAATTATAAAGAGAGGAAAATAA
- a CDS encoding DUF2795 domain-containing protein has protein sequence MYWTLELASHLQDAPWPATRDELIDYAIRSGAPIEVIENLQALEDEGEVYEGIEDIWADFPTKSDFFFPEDEY, from the coding sequence ATGTATTGGACTTTAGAATTAGCCTCTCACCTACAAGATGCTCCTTGGCCAGCAACTCGCGATGAGTTAATTGACTACGCAATTCGTTCTGGTGCGCCTATTGAAGTAATCGAAAATCTTCAAGCTCTTGAAGACGAAGGCGAAGTATATGAGGGCATTGAAGATATTTGGGCTGACTTTCCAACAAAATCAGATTTCTTCTTCCCAGAAGACGAGTATTAA
- a CDS encoding pyruvate carboxylase, with protein MKTQKHNRFQKLMVANRGEIAVRVLRAASELELTTVAIYTHEDRYSLHRYKADEAYQVGKDDEPLKPYLDIEEIIRIAKENAVEAIHPGYGFLSENVRFAQRCQEEGIVFVGPSPSAMQQLGDKVDAKEIARKLEVPLIEDSQIPLTSVEIALEEAARIGYPIMVKAASGGGGRGMRVVRQESDLPKAYSEAKGEAKTAFGDDTVFLEKYIDAPKHIEVQILADNYGNMVHLFERDCSLQRRFQKVVEVAPSATLGQNTKDALYEYSLRIAKHVNYSNAGTVEFLVDKDENIYFIEVNPRIQVEHTITEQITGIDIVRSQILIAMGYPLSHPQIYILSQQSVSHMGYAIQCRITTEDPTEGFKPDYGQLIAYRSAAGFGIRLDAGSAYTGAKISPFFDSMLVKVTAWGRTLKGASGRLHRALREYRIRGVKTNIPFLLNLLTDETFQAGKATVTFIDSNPQLMQSSKRRLDRGTKMLSYLGDVIINGNPDVKYVDANKTFRKPIVPAFDKMSDFPKGTKDKLNELGRAGFVDWLKQEKSIQFTDTTFRDAHQSLLATRVRTHDMIKVAESFAKNNPNIFSMEVWGGATFDVALRFLKECPWERLKLLRKAMPNTLLQMLLRGSNAVGYTAYPDNLVEKFIEKAAETGIDIFRVFDSLNWVEAMKVSIRTIRERTNSLAEACICYTGDINNPNKTKYTLQYYLDLARQLEDEGAHLLCIKDMAGLLQPYAAEQLITGLKEAVDLPIHLHTHDTSSIQSATYLKAIEAGVDVVDVALSAVSGLTSQPNFNSIASMLQFHERASDLDVQSLNSFSNYWEAVREFYYPFESELKAGTAEVYQHEIPGGQYSNLRPQARGLGLEDQFETIKHNYGVVNRLFGDLVKVTPSSKVVGDMAMFMTANNYTENDILTKGTTIDFPDSVKALFRGNLGQPHGGFPSELQKIVLKEEQPFVERPNAHLAPIDFEKEFKAFQEEFSTFCDELDFISYKLYPKVFRDFYEHHEKFNAVQHLPTLPFFYGLKQNEETIVEIDNGKNILIRYIGSSAPDEEGMRNVTFELNGQTRSVKIKDQTIKTEKVLHQKASGERQIGAPLQGSLSQILVQEGDNVTPNTPLFIIEAMKMESTITSPVSGVIKKIHLTEKTMVGQDDLIIELE; from the coding sequence ATGAAAACGCAAAAACACAACCGTTTCCAAAAATTAATGGTTGCCAACCGAGGAGAAATTGCTGTACGGGTACTTCGTGCTGCCTCCGAACTAGAACTCACTACTGTTGCTATTTATACGCACGAAGATCGTTATTCTCTACATCGTTACAAAGCTGATGAAGCCTACCAAGTGGGCAAAGATGACGAACCACTAAAGCCTTATTTGGATATTGAAGAAATCATTCGAATAGCTAAAGAAAATGCGGTGGAAGCCATCCACCCTGGATATGGTTTTTTGTCAGAAAATGTTCGCTTTGCTCAACGCTGTCAAGAAGAAGGAATTGTCTTTGTTGGTCCATCCCCTTCTGCCATGCAACAATTGGGAGATAAAGTAGATGCCAAAGAAATTGCACGAAAGCTAGAAGTTCCGTTAATTGAAGACAGTCAAATTCCATTAACCAGCGTAGAAATTGCCTTAGAAGAGGCTGCTCGCATTGGTTATCCGATTATGGTAAAAGCTGCCTCAGGTGGAGGTGGTCGTGGTATGCGTGTCGTCCGCCAAGAATCAGACCTTCCTAAAGCCTATTCAGAAGCTAAAGGAGAAGCCAAAACAGCCTTTGGAGACGATACCGTTTTTTTAGAAAAATATATTGACGCGCCCAAACATATTGAGGTTCAAATTTTAGCCGACAACTATGGCAATATGGTGCATCTTTTTGAAAGAGACTGTTCTTTGCAACGTCGTTTTCAAAAAGTAGTAGAAGTAGCTCCATCTGCCACTCTAGGTCAAAACACCAAAGACGCCTTATACGAATATTCGTTGCGTATTGCCAAACATGTCAACTATAGTAATGCTGGAACTGTTGAATTTTTGGTTGATAAAGATGAAAACATTTACTTTATAGAAGTCAACCCTAGAATTCAAGTAGAGCATACCATTACCGAGCAAATCACAGGCATTGATATTGTTCGTTCTCAGATTTTGATTGCAATGGGTTACCCACTATCCCATCCACAGATTTATATTCTGAGCCAACAAAGTGTCAGTCATATGGGGTATGCAATTCAATGTAGAATTACAACTGAAGACCCTACCGAAGGATTTAAACCAGATTATGGTCAACTAATTGCTTATCGCAGTGCTGCTGGCTTTGGGATTCGTCTAGATGCTGGTTCTGCTTATACTGGCGCCAAGATTTCACCTTTTTTTGACAGCATGCTTGTTAAAGTTACCGCTTGGGGGCGCACCCTCAAAGGAGCATCTGGTCGCTTGCATAGAGCATTAAGAGAATATAGAATTCGTGGCGTTAAAACCAATATTCCGTTTCTTCTTAACTTATTAACAGACGAGACATTTCAAGCGGGAAAAGCAACCGTTACCTTTATTGATTCGAACCCTCAACTAATGCAATCATCCAAACGACGTTTGGATAGAGGTACTAAAATGTTATCGTATTTGGGTGACGTTATTATTAACGGGAATCCAGATGTTAAATATGTTGATGCGAATAAAACATTTCGCAAACCAATTGTTCCTGCGTTTGATAAAATGAGCGACTTCCCAAAAGGAACCAAAGACAAGCTCAATGAACTTGGTCGAGCAGGTTTTGTAGATTGGTTAAAACAAGAAAAATCCATTCAGTTTACAGACACTACTTTCAGAGATGCGCATCAATCCTTGTTGGCAACTCGTGTCCGTACCCATGATATGATTAAAGTGGCTGAATCGTTTGCCAAAAACAACCCCAATATCTTTTCTATGGAAGTTTGGGGCGGTGCTACCTTTGATGTTGCTTTGCGATTTTTAAAAGAGTGTCCTTGGGAACGTTTGAAATTGTTGAGAAAGGCAATGCCCAATACATTGTTGCAAATGTTACTGCGTGGTTCTAATGCCGTTGGGTATACGGCATATCCTGACAATCTGGTAGAAAAGTTTATAGAAAAAGCTGCTGAAACAGGTATTGATATTTTTAGAGTTTTTGATTCCTTGAACTGGGTAGAAGCTATGAAAGTGAGCATTCGAACCATCCGAGAACGAACCAACTCTTTGGCAGAGGCTTGTATTTGTTACACGGGGGATATTAACAATCCTAACAAAACAAAATATACCTTGCAATACTACCTTGATTTAGCGCGTCAGTTAGAAGATGAGGGTGCTCACTTGCTTTGTATCAAAGATATGGCAGGTTTATTACAACCTTATGCTGCAGAACAATTGATCACAGGGCTTAAAGAAGCCGTTGATTTGCCCATTCACTTACATACGCATGATACTTCGTCTATTCAATCTGCTACTTACTTAAAAGCGATTGAAGCGGGTGTTGATGTTGTGGATGTTGCCCTAAGTGCTGTCTCTGGACTAACATCTCAGCCTAACTTCAACTCTATTGCCAGTATGCTCCAGTTTCATGAACGTGCTTCTGACTTAGATGTCCAATCCTTAAATTCATTTTCCAACTATTGGGAAGCTGTTCGAGAATTCTACTATCCATTTGAGTCCGAACTAAAAGCAGGAACAGCGGAAGTTTATCAACATGAAATTCCTGGCGGACAGTACTCTAACTTACGTCCACAGGCAAGAGGTTTAGGTCTAGAGGATCAATTTGAAACGATTAAACACAACTACGGAGTTGTCAATCGCTTATTCGGTGATTTAGTTAAAGTTACTCCATCCTCAAAAGTTGTTGGAGATATGGCAATGTTTATGACTGCCAACAATTATACTGAAAACGATATCCTTACCAAAGGAACAACCATTGATTTCCCCGATAGTGTTAAAGCACTATTTAGAGGAAATTTGGGACAACCGCACGGTGGCTTTCCTTCAGAATTGCAAAAAATCGTTTTAAAAGAGGAGCAACCTTTTGTCGAACGTCCTAATGCGCATTTAGCTCCCATTGACTTTGAAAAAGAGTTCAAGGCATTTCAAGAAGAATTTAGTACATTCTGTGATGAGTTAGATTTTATTTCTTACAAACTCTATCCAAAAGTATTTAGAGATTTTTATGAACATCACGAGAAATTTAACGCCGTCCAACATTTACCAACACTACCTTTCTTTTATGGTTTGAAACAAAATGAAGAGACGATTGTAGAAATTGATAATGGTAAAAATATTTTAATTCGATACATCGGTTCCTCGGCACCAGATGAAGAAGGAATGCGCAATGTAACCTTTGAACTCAATGGTCAAACTCGCTCTGTCAAAATCAAAGATCAAACGATTAAAACAGAAAAAGTGCTGCATCAAAAAGCAAGTGGAGAACGCCAAATTGGTGCGCCTTTACAAGGAAGTTTGTCACAAATTTTGGTACAGGAAGGAGATAATGTAACTCCTAATACACCTTTGTTTATCATTGAAGCCATGAAAATGGAAAGCACCATTACTTCTCCTGTTTCGGGAGTTATCAAAAAAATACACTTAACAGAAAAAACAATGGTTGGACAAGACGATTTAATTATTGAATTAGAATAA